Below is a window of Halomicrobium mukohataei DSM 12286 DNA.
CCAGTTTTAATTTCGGCTATTCTGTGGAATCTGGGTCGAACTGAATGGAAATTCGCCCGTTCAAAAATTCACCCCCCCATCGTTTTACTTGTACTTACTGCTATGATTAATGGAGTTTCTCTTCTAATTACCGTGTCTCGGATAATTGAATTGGTGATTCTTCTCGCTATTCTTCTTTCACTTCTTGCTGAAGCACGAGGTCTTTTTTATGCTTATAAGCAACTGTCGAGGAGGGGTTGATTACGATTAGGGACATTCGACTTCCACTCAGCATGGTCCTGGCCCTCGCCTTCGTCATGCTCGCCCCAGTCGTTCTCACCGCCACAGTCTACGGGATTGCGCTGGCTGCTCTGGGGGAACCACTCCTCGCCGGAGCTGTCGCACTCGTCTGTCGTGCCATGCTCCTCATACTGCCGGCTGTACCTTCGTGAAGATCTTCGCCACCCCGGGGTGGCGAAATCGCTCACAGATTTACAGCCGGTAGTATCAGTACGGAACTCCTGTTCGGCGAGCACTTCTTCGAACGAATTTCGGACGACTCAGACCGAAGAAGAGACGACGAACAGCTGGCACAGGTCATCCAGCACTTCTCTCAGCAACGGGGTATCGCTCCGCCGACGTTGCTCGTCGAGGTCGAAGCCGTCGCGATCAGCGAGTGAACGCGCCAGCCACGTGACGACGACCCGAGCGAAGCGAGCCCCCTCGACGGCGGTGTCGGTCCCCCAGTTTCACGACCGATAACGAAGGGGGCAGTACTATAACTGTTCATCTGATTGGTACTAGGCATGGCACCGCGTCACACAGGCACCTCGCAACTGCTCCACGTCGGCGAGCGCGAGACGTTGCTTCGGGAGGCGAGCGGCGCAGTCGACGCCGGAGGAGGCGACGTGGCGGTGACGACCGTCGACAGTATCGAGGCGGCCGACGAGCGGATCGACCGCGGGAACGTCGACTGCGTCGTCTACGAACACGGTGCCAGCGGAGAGGAACCGGAGTCGCTCCGGAAACTGGCCGATCGAGCGAGCGCGACTCCCTGGCTGTTCCTGACGAGCGACGAGACGGCCGTCGACGACGCCTTGCGGGCCGGTGCGAGCGACGTGGTCGTCCTGCGTGAAAACACCGACCGACGGCTGCTGTCTCGGCGACTGGAACATATCCTCGCCAGACAGCGCCTCGGCGAGAGCGAAACTGGAGCAACGTCGACGATGACCGAAGCGCTGCGATCAGACCGAGCCGCGACGGATCTGCTGCTCGATACGCTCGACGACGTGTTCTACCTCGTCGGCACCGACGGGACGCTCGAACGGTGGAACGAGAGTCTCAAGACCGTCACCGGCTACTCGGACGCGGAGCTGGCGGAGATGAACGCGATCGCTCTCTTCGAGGAGTCGGACCGAAGGCGGGTCGACGAGGCCGTCGCCGAGACGCTCGAAACCGGATCGTCGAGCGTCGAGGCGTCGTTCGTGACCACGGACGGAGAGACGATCCCCTACGAGTTCACCGGTGCGAGACTCGCCGACGACGGCGACGTGCGCGGGCTCGTCGGAATCGGACGCGACATCTCGGAGCGCAAGGCCCTCGAAGCGGAACTCCGACGGAAAGCGAGCCTGCTGGACCACATCTTCAACCAGGTGCCGACCGCGCTGTACGTCAAGGACACCGAGGCCCGTCACGTCCGGATGAGCGAGTTCCACTCCGACGCCGAGGGAACCCTTGGGAAGACGGACCCGGAGATCTACGGAGAGACGGAGTACACCGAGTCGACGTACGCCGACGACATGCGGGTCATCGAGGAGGGCGATCGGATCATCAACCAGGAGGAGTTCAATCCCAGAACCGGCGAGTGGTCGCTCACGTCGAAGGTCCCCTGGCGAACGGAGGACGGCGAGATCCAGGGGCTGATCGGCGTCACCCGCCTCATCACGGAGAAAAAGGAGTACGAACAGAAGCTGAACCTCCGGAACCGGGCGATAGCGGAGGCACCGATCGGAATCACGATCCACGACGCGATGGAACCACCGGGCCGAATCGTCTACGCGAACGACAGCTTCCAGTCGCTGACGGGCTACGACGAGCCGGCGCTCGACGGGGAGGACCTCACGATACTGGCCGGTGCGGAGACGGAGCCCGGCCAGCTCGATCGACTCGACACCGCGTTCCACGACAGCGAGTCGAGGTCGCTCGTCGCACTCCTCTACCGGCGGGACGGAACGCCGTTCTGGGGCCGGATCACCGTCGCTCCAGTGACCGACGACGACGAGGTGACGCACTTCGTCGGGTTCCTCCAGGACGTGACGGAGACCAAAGAGCGGGCAGAAGAGATCGAGCGACGACTCGACGAGTTCGGCGAACTCATCGCAGAGGAGCTACGGACACCGTTAGAGCGTGCCGAGCAGTCCGTCGCGGCGATCGCCGACCCCAGTCAGCAGGCTGCCGTCGAGAACGCAGTCGAGTCGATTCGGCGGGCCGACAAGCTCGTCGACGACCTGGCGGCGGTCCACTCGTTCTCGGTCAAGTCACGCGACGTGTTCGAGACGGCGTCGACGAGCCAGAGCGAGGACCGATGAGACGGTGCGCTCGCCCGAAGACAGCCAGTGACACCTGAGAGAACCACCGATGAACTTCCCGGCAGACAGCGTCGTCGTCTTCGAGGAAAACAGGACGCGCGGAGAGCTGTACTCGCTGTGGCTCGACGAGTACGACGTGGACGTGGCCGCGACCAAACAGGAGGCCGATGCGGAACTGGACGGGGCCGTCGTCGTCGCCGTGCTGAACCAGGGGTTCGCGGACGGTGCCGCCTCGAAGCTGCTGGAGATCGTCCGGTCGCGCGCACCGCTCTGTCGCGTCGTCGCGACACGGGAGCGGTCGGATCCGTTCCCCGACCTCAACGTGGACCACCAGCTCGTCAAGCCGGTGTTCGAAGAAGAGCTGGTCGATCTCGTCGAGACGCTGCTCTGCCGGGCGAACTACCACCTCGCACTGAGCCGGTACTACCAGACGAACGTCGATCTCTCCTCGTTCGAGGTCCACGACGGCGACCACCCGCCCGACAGAACGGAGTACGACGAACTCCAGCAGCGGGCCTCCAAGCTACAGAAGTTCATCGCCAGCCTGACCAAGGAGATGGAACAGGAGGACATCCGCGCAGTCAAGCGCGACATCCTCCTGGAGCGCGACATCGAGGAGACACACAGCACGGAGAAAATCGACAGCAAGTACCGGCCCAGGAAGTGTACGAACTGCGGTCAGCGGTGGGACGGCAACGCCGACGGAGAGCCCGGCGTCACACAGCTCGGTGCATACGTCTGGCGGTGTGGGGGCTGTGGCCACGTCCAGATGGCGGCAGATCCCAGCCACCAGCACGTCAACCGCTGGTAGCCGGCGACACGCGAGAGACGAACGAGAGCCGTTACCGCGCGACCTCACTCGCTACGTCGCGGTAGATCGCCACACAGCGCTCTAGCACGTCGATCGAGACGGACTCGTCTGCGGTGTGGGCCTCGCCGGGCTGGGCCGGCCCGACGACGACGCAGTCGGTCCCAGCGCCCGCGAGGTTACCGGCGTCGGTCGCGTGGGGCTTGACGACGTGTTCGGGCGCGCCGTCCTGTGTGGCGGTGGCCGCGTCCAGCACGAGATCGGCGAAAGCCTCGTCCTCGCAGGCCATCGGCGGGAGGTCCTGATCGACGGTCCACTCGACGCCGTCGATCGCCTCGACGCGTTCGATTGACGCGCGCTCGCCGGGCACCGTCCGTTCGTCGACGGTCACCGCACACGATTCGGGGATGACGTTCCACGCGCTCCCGCCGTCGATCTCCGTGACTGCGACGCTCCCGCGGACCTCGTGGCCCATGACCGTCGTCGACGGGAACGAGAGGTCCCGCACCACGTCGACCGCGTCGCTGGCCCGATAGATGGCGTTCTCGCCGCTCTCGACCTCGCTGGCGTGGGCGGCCGTTCCCGTGGCTTCGATCGTACTGCCACGGCGGCCCTTGTGGGCGACGGCAACGTCCGTGACGCCCTCGGCGGAGTAGCCCGTCGAGCCCTCGCCGACGACGGCGTAGTCGGGCGCGAACCCGTCGTCGATCGCGGCCGTCGAGCCCAGACAGCCAGATTCTTCGGCGACGAACGAGACGAAGACGAGTTCGCAGTCGAGGTCGGTCGCGTCCCGGAAGGACAGCATCGCGGCGGCGACCGCTCCCTTCATGTCGGCGGCCCCGCGACCGTAGAGGCGGCCATCGCGTTGCTCGACGCGGTAGGCACCGTCGTCGTCGACCTGCGACTCGTCCGGCGGCACCACGTCGTGATGGCCCGCCAGCGCGAGCGACGCCCCGCCCGCGCCGTCGCGGGCCACCGAGTCACCCGCGGAATCGACGCCCGGACCCTTGCGCGCGAAGACGTTGCCGTGCTCGTCCCGGAAGACGGCGCTATCGGTGTGCTCTCGGAGCCACTCCTCGATGTAGTCGCCCGCGGCGGCCTCGTCCTCGTGGCTCGGGATCGAGACCAGCTCGCGGGTCAGGTCGGCGACGTGCATACCCGTACAGAGAGTGCCAGCCACAAAAGGCTACACCGCCCCGCCTGGGGACTCCACAAGAGCCATTGTGTGCGTGGTCGAACAGGTGGCCAATGACGACCTCGTCGAGCGAGGCGACGGACTCGGATTTCAGTTCGGTGCCGTCGCTGCGTCGCTGGCTCAAGACGTTCGTGATCGGTCTGTGTATGGGCTCTGCCGACGCGACGCCGGGCATCTCCGGTGGCACTGTCGCACTGATTATGGGCATCTACGAGCGTCTGATCGCCGCGATTACGGCGATCACCCCGGAGCGAGCGAGGCGGTTTCTCCGCGCGCTCACACCGGTCGACGGCGGCGTCTCGCTTCGCCGGGCCGTCGCCGTCCTCGAAGAGGTCGACGTGTGGTTCCTGCTGGCGCTGGTCGGCGGCGTGGGCACCGCCGTCGTGATCGTCGCCCGGATCGTCCACGTCGCCAGCGAGGAGACGCCAGTCCTGCTGTACGGCGCGCTGTTCGGCCTGATCGGCGCGTCCGCGGTGATCCTGCTGCGAGCGCTCAGCATCGAGACCGCGACCCACGCGGTCGCCGCCGCGTCGGGGTTCGTCCTCGCGTTCGTCCTGTCCGGTCCCGCCTCTCCGCTGGGGACCGAGGGACTGCTGGTCGTCTTTCTGGGCGGTGCCGTCTCGGTGAGCGCGATGATCCTGCCCGGCATCTCCGGCTCGCTCTTGCTGGTCGTGCTCGGGCAGTACGAGCGGTTGTCCGGCGCGTTGACGACGTTCGTCGACGGCCTGCTGGCCGTCCTCACCGGGCGACCGGCGGCGGGACTGGTCGACGCCGGGACGGTCGTCGTCACGTTCATCCTCGGCGGGCTGGTGGGCCTGTTCACGATCTCGCGACTGATCCGGCGGGCACTGGACAGGAACCGGGGTGCGACGCTGGCCTTCCTCGTCGCGCTGGTCGTGGGCGCGTTGCGAGCGCCGATCACCGAGCTGTCGACCCGAGAGGCAGTCACCTGGACGACGGAGACGATCGCCGTCTTCGCCGCCGTCGCAGCCGCCGGCGCAGTGGTCGTCCTCGTGCTGGACTGGTACGCCGTCGATCTCGACTTCGAGGCGGTCTGAGCGCCCGACAACCCCACATCACCAACCTGAATTCGGTATTATAGAACGATCCCACAGAGAGATCACCACTTACCACGAAGATCTTCCGATTATGAGAACAATAATTAAGAGTGTGGGAGAGAATGAGACGTTCATGGCGGATCGTTTCAGCTACCGGGAGATTCGCGCGATAGAACGCGAGTACTGCCGCCAGAACGACAACATCGTCGGTTTCTTCGGCGGTGCCGACGAGAGGAGCCCCGAGCGATCCTCGAACGGGGACGACTAGGCCCTCGTACGAGCCGTCGATGTGTACCGAGACATCGCCACGGCCGCCCGTATCAGGCCGCCCCTCGCCGAGTGCCCACCCGTGACAGCGCCACGGCCAGTGCCGCGCCGAGTACCGGGAAGGCCGCCAGCGCGAGGAAGGTGCCGTCGGTGCCGACCGCCGACAGCAGGATGCCGGACAGCGCCGCGCCGGCCGCGCCGACGCCGAAGTTCGCCAGGTAGGTGAACCCATACGAGAGTCCGCGGTCGTCTGGCGGGCTGTACTCCGCGATGGTCGCCTGATAGAGCGGCTGGATGGCGAAGAGCACGAAGCCAAGCACCGCGCTGACAGCGAGCAGCGGACCCAGACCGGCCTGGGCGGCCGGCACGAACAACACCGCGACGACGGCGAGCGCAGCGAACACCCCGATCAGCCCCGTCGTCACCGAGATCCGGTCGGTGAGCTTGCCGCCA
It encodes the following:
- a CDS encoding PAS domain S-box protein, with amino-acid sequence MAPRHTGTSQLLHVGERETLLREASGAVDAGGGDVAVTTVDSIEAADERIDRGNVDCVVYEHGASGEEPESLRKLADRASATPWLFLTSDETAVDDALRAGASDVVVLRENTDRRLLSRRLEHILARQRLGESETGATSTMTEALRSDRAATDLLLDTLDDVFYLVGTDGTLERWNESLKTVTGYSDAELAEMNAIALFEESDRRRVDEAVAETLETGSSSVEASFVTTDGETIPYEFTGARLADDGDVRGLVGIGRDISERKALEAELRRKASLLDHIFNQVPTALYVKDTEARHVRMSEFHSDAEGTLGKTDPEIYGETEYTESTYADDMRVIEEGDRIINQEEFNPRTGEWSLTSKVPWRTEDGEIQGLIGVTRLITEKKEYEQKLNLRNRAIAEAPIGITIHDAMEPPGRIVYANDSFQSLTGYDEPALDGEDLTILAGAETEPGQLDRLDTAFHDSESRSLVALLYRRDGTPFWGRITVAPVTDDDEVTHFVGFLQDVTETKERAEEIERRLDEFGELIAEELRTPLERAEQSVAAIADPSQQAAVENAVESIRRADKLVDDLAAVHSFSVKSRDVFETASTSQSEDR
- a CDS encoding M20 family metallopeptidase, with the protein product MHVADLTRELVSIPSHEDEAAAGDYIEEWLREHTDSAVFRDEHGNVFARKGPGVDSAGDSVARDGAGGASLALAGHHDVVPPDESQVDDDGAYRVEQRDGRLYGRGAADMKGAVAAAMLSFRDATDLDCELVFVSFVAEESGCLGSTAAIDDGFAPDYAVVGEGSTGYSAEGVTDVAVAHKGRRGSTIEATGTAAHASEVESGENAIYRASDAVDVVRDLSFPSTTVMGHEVRGSVAVTEIDGGSAWNVIPESCAVTVDERTVPGERASIERVEAIDGVEWTVDQDLPPMACEDEAFADLVLDAATATQDGAPEHVVKPHATDAGNLAGAGTDCVVVGPAQPGEAHTADESVSIDVLERCVAIYRDVASEVAR
- a CDS encoding DUF368 domain-containing protein, whose product is MTTSSSEATDSDFSSVPSLRRWLKTFVIGLCMGSADATPGISGGTVALIMGIYERLIAAITAITPERARRFLRALTPVDGGVSLRRAVAVLEEVDVWFLLALVGGVGTAVVIVARIVHVASEETPVLLYGALFGLIGASAVILLRALSIETATHAVAAASGFVLAFVLSGPASPLGTEGLLVVFLGGAVSVSAMILPGISGSLLLVVLGQYERLSGALTTFVDGLLAVLTGRPAAGLVDAGTVVVTFILGGLVGLFTISRLIRRALDRNRGATLAFLVALVVGALRAPITELSTREAVTWTTETIAVFAAVAAAGAVVVLVLDWYAVDLDFEAV